Proteins found in one Passer domesticus isolate bPasDom1 chromosome 16, bPasDom1.hap1, whole genome shotgun sequence genomic segment:
- the LOC135282300 gene encoding myosin-10-like produces the protein MEFGVSQEEESSSWSLEQLSWESSDQGHAAAQACREEELLGQKAELEGRLAATEWLQQDLSRQLAETRSAKESLESRLLAAQQQIAQLEMSRKRVEAELQAELQEARSEVQAAQRRHKEELQGLKQEINLLLEQREALQKQVAELTSQLAASRECQEKTVQRAQQDVREAQEESRQKPSEVEHVQKLLEEAEHQKKELQAHLQDLEREWIHWEEVAQQNSELQASVNALEREKARLILTLAEKNLCLRTLEKQKMALNNHVSQCQSALQKANQLSSNRAGQLRELNTQIRALQDAVLQMEASQATREKQLLKELEESRAGERCLRDSVHVLEAEVSELRVKLQSSDDKALALAIQCKALELKLRKTQTERDNLRACNMELQKELEETEQGWVQAEAMHISRQILLDKEATERQEEAVTLRQEVASLKRKLEILKKERKDVLQALGAQEEQLFCGSGTSLDPKEPVASAEEEKRERPELSTVPWRSGEQVEPDRRITDFRRLFLPDYFMFPVHKSTHQNWSTFETEDSSSSSGE, from the exons ATGGAGTTTGGA GTTTCCCAGGAGGAGGAGTCATCGAGCTGGtctctggagcagctgagctgggaatcCTCTGACCAAGGGCACGCAGCAGCCCAGGCAtgcagagaggaggagctgctgggccagaaGGCTGAGCTTGAGGGCCGACTGGCAGCCACAGAGTGGCTCCAACAAGacctttccaggcagctggcagagaccAG GTCAGCAAAGGAGAGCCTGGAATCCAGGCTgcttgctgctcagcagcagataGCTCAGCTGGAGATGAGCAGGAAGCgtgtggaggcagagctgcaagctgagctgcaggaagctcGCAGTGAAgtccaggcagcacagaggaggcACAAGGAAGAGCTGCAAGGCCTCAAACAGGAAATTAATCTCCTCCTTGAGCAGAGGGAGGCTCTACAAAAGCAG GTGGCAGAGTTGACATCTCAGCTGGCAGCCTCCCGAGAGTGCCAGGAAAAGACTGTGCAGAGAGCCCAGCAAGATGTGAGGGAGGCCCAGGAAGAGTCCAGGCAGAAGCCCTCGGAGGTTGAGCATGtccagaagctgctggaggaggcagaaCATCAGAAGAAAGAGCTGCAAGCACATCTGCAGGACTTGGAGAGGGAATGGATCCATTGGGAAGAAGTGGCACAGCAGAATTCAGAATTGCAGGCTTCCGTCAATGCCCTAGAGAGGGAAAAAGCCAG GCTGATTCTGACTCTGGCGGAAAAGAACCTGTGTCTCAGAACCCTGGAAAAACAGAAGATGGCACTGAACAATCATGTGTCTCAGTGTCAATCTGCTCTTCAGAAGGCCAACCAGCTCTCTTCAAACCGCGCTGGACAACTGCGGGAGCTCAACACCCAG ATCCGGGCCCTGCAGGACGCAGTGCTGCAGATGGAGGCTTCCCAGGCAACtcgagagaagcagctgctgaaggagctggaggagtcTCGAGCAGGAGAACGCTGCTTGAGGGACTCTGTGCATGTGCTGGAGGCTGAGGTGTCTGAGCTGCgtgtgaagctgcagagctcTGATGACAAAGCTCTTGCCTTGGCCATACAGTGTAAGGCTCTGGAGCTGAAGCTGAGGAAGACACAGACTGAGAGAgacaacctcagagcctgcaacatggagctgcagaaggagTTGGAGGAAACTGAGCAAG ggtgggTGCAGGCAGAAGCCATGCACATCTCTCGCCAAATTCTCCTGGACAAAGAGGCCACAGAAAGGCAGGAAGAGGCTGTGACTCTTCGTCAGGAGGTGGCATCTCTGAAGAGGAAATTGGAaatcctgaagaaggaaaggaaggatgtGCTG CAGGCTCTTGGAGCACAAGAGGAGCAGCTGTTTTGTGGCTCAGGGACCAGCCTGGACCCTAAGGAGCCAGTTGCAtcagcagaggaggagaagagagagaggCCTGAATTATCCACTGTGCCCTGGAG
- the LOC135282124 gene encoding uncharacterized protein LOC135282124 → METRRGARGLSHQGRSSRAPEVLVDNRDSMANSNICTDNPGNILSTLTSTDKPHPCEFVWEAAENCVRVWQHFHQREKRTQRIRSQYQLIDSLLEEIRSDCANLEKSREMLLQCTGIPEPGALRLHQQNTKQRKEPSAQEEKAEQQDWMEVGFGNDTGFPLETSLAPSCAVEDLAALKGEEPSLQSQLEVKRQTLEDLQLQRDLLEQEG, encoded by the exons ATGGAGACCCGGCGG GGAGCTCGAGGGCTTTCTCACCAGGGACGTTCCTCCAGAGCCCCTGAG GTGCTGGTAGACAACCGTGACAGCATGGCCAATTCCAACATCTGCACCGACAATCCTGGGAACATCCTCTCAACTCTGACATCCACTGACAAACCACATCCCTGTGAATTTGTTTGGGAAGCTGCAGAGAATTGTGTGCGTGTGTGGCAACATTTCCATCAAAGGGAGAAGAGAACCCAGAGGATCAGAAGCCAGTACCAGCTCATAGACTCTCTGCTAGAAGAAATCAGAAG TGACTGTGCAAACCTTGAGAAGtccagggaaatgctgctgcaatGCACTGGAATCCCGGAGCCAGGAGCCTTGCGTCTGCACCAGCAGAACACCAAACAGCGGAAAGAACCGTCAGCCcaggaggaaaaggcagagcagcaggactggaTGGAGGTTGGTTTTGGAAATGACACTggttttcccttggaaacttCTCTTGCCCCTTCTTGTGCAGTGGAGGACTTGGCTGCACTCAAGGGAGAAGAGCCATCattgcagagccagctggaagTCAAGAGGCAGACGTTggaggacttgcagcttcagaGGGATCTGCTGGAGCAAGAGGGATGA